Below is a genomic region from Constrictibacter sp. MBR-5.
GGCGTGCCGTGGAATTCGAAGAAAATCGTCGGCGCGACGTCGTAGTCGAGCTTCGAGTAGGCGTTGCACGCCGCCATCTGGCGCTCGTCGATCAGCTCCATGCGCGCCACGGGAATGCCGGACTGGGCGATCTGGATGACCGTGTCGACCGCAGCCGCCATGTCGGGAAACGGACAGACGCCGGACGAGATCGCCTCCGGGATGCCGTAGAGCTTCAGCGTCACCTCGGTGATGATGCCGAGCGTGCCCTCGGAACCGACGAGCAGCCGAGTGAGGTCGTAACCGGCGGAGGACTTCCGCGCCCGGCCGCCCGTGCGGATGACGCTGCCGTCGGCCATGACGGCGGTCAGGCCGAGCACGTTCTCGCGCATCGTGCCGTAGCGCACGGCGTTCGTGCCGGAGGCGCGCGTCGCCGCCATGCCGCCGATGCTGGCATCCGCCCCGGGATCGATCGGAAAGAACAGGCCGGTGTCGCGCAGATGCTCGTTGAGCCGCTTGCGCGTGACGCCCGCCTGTACCGTCGCGTCGAGGTCCTCGGGGCTGACGCGCAGGATGGCGTCCATCTGCGACAGGTCGATGCAGACGCCGCCATGCAGGGCCGCCACATGCCCTTCGAGCGAGGTCCCCGTCCCGTAGGGAACGATCGGCACGCCGTGTGCCCGGCAGGCGACCACGATCTGGCGCACCTCTTCGGTGCTCCGCGCGAACGCCACCGCATCCGGGGCGTGCGCGGCGTGGAACGACTCGTCCTTGCCGTGCCGCTCCCGCACGGCCGCGTTCGTCGTCACGCGATCGCCGATCAGCGCACGCAGTTCGTCGAGGA
It encodes:
- a CDS encoding FAD-linked oxidase C-terminal domain-containing protein, yielding MHGASYPRNSFPDILLDELRALIGDRVTTNAAVRERHGKDESFHAAHAPDAVAFARSTEEVRQIVVACRAHGVPIVPYGTGTSLEGHVAALHGGVCIDLSQMDAILRVSPEDLDATVQAGVTRKRLNEHLRDTGLFFPIDPGADASIGGMAATRASGTNAVRYGTMRENVLGLTAVMADGSVIRTGGRARKSSAGYDLTRLLVGSEGTLGIITEVTLKLYGIPEAISSGVCPFPDMAAAVDTVIQIAQSGIPVARMELIDERQMAACNAYSKLDYDVAPTIFFEFHGTPRGVEEQAEMVKALAADNGAPGFRWSASPEERNRLWQARHDAFYAAIALRPGAQGWPTDVCVPISRLAECILETQADTRDAPFPVPLVGHVGDGNFHLVYVIDPNDPEELRVAGEINDRLVRRALAMGGTCTGEHGVGYGKIGYLEAEHGSEAMEVMRTIKRALDPEGLLNPGKVVGPV